ATCAATTCACCAACAATATCCGGCCGGTGGATGGATTGAGAAAACACGACGCTGACCATGGCGGGTAGTACCCCAATCCGATACAGAATCGTCTTGGCGTTATCTAAGATTGGTTCGGCATCCTTTTTTGCCTTCTCGATCCATTGAGCCTGCTCTTTTTTTAAAGTCTCATCCAGCTTTTGTTCGGTTGCCGGATCTTCAGCGCCCCCGAATTCCAAAAATTCGGGAGGAATCGGAGGGAGGATATGAAAGAGCACGACATGAAAATCTTCCTGGTCCCCAATCATTTCAGCCACGTAGGAGACGCTTCGAATGGAAGAATCGGAACCGTCGACACCGACGAGTAATGTTTTATCCCTTACCATAGATTACTTCCTTCATGTGACGTGAATGTCGCACCCCCCTAACCAGGATCGTTGGCGGCTTTTGTTCATCCGAAGGGTATTCTAAGAAATCACCTGCTGGACTGAGCGAGCTGAATGCCTTCACCACATTATTCCCTTAACGAGGTCTTCCTCAACGCCTCCCGGTTTTGGCTACGACTGGGGACGATTGTTTGACCAGAAATAAGTTGTCCACCAAGACACTGTCGCCTTAGACCTGGGCAAACAGGATTCTGAGTATTGAGAAAACCGGTTCAATTCTACACGGGTTAGCCTATGAGGTGAAGGGCTGCACAATATTGTAAGAGCGTAGACCATTCACATGCGGATATCCTCGTGAGATCTGGAGTGCTACAGTTCATGCGCAGAGGTTGGGAAGGAAAAGGAGCAAACGCTTCACAGTCTTTGCTCAAGACACAAATGGGGTTGTGTGGGGATCACTCAATTCTTGAATAGATTGGGTGTGTCGGGTTTCTTTAAGTGGCTACGGTACCTACAAATTTGAGTTCAGCGCGATGGAATTGATTGTATGAGTACAGTCGGCATTAAAGAGCTGAAGAACCGTCTCACCCACTACTTACGCCTGACCTAAAAAGGGGAGGAAATGATCGTGACCGATAGGGGAAAACCTGTTGCGGTGATTCACCAAATCAACTCAGATCAATGGGTCCTGACCCGGGAAGGACGGCCGGCCCAATTAGCTGCACAGGGTAAAATCTGCTTCAGCAATTGGTCGGCGAGCCCTCCCTATTGGTGTCTTCCGATAGTCAGCTGCTTCAGGCGGCCACAGCCGAGAACTTAACTGTCCGTCATATTGCTCTCTAGGCATTTACTGATCAGCCCGGTTTGTGAGCTTTTAATCTTGCAAAACCTCCGGGTCACGAAATAACCCCATTCCCATCACAGTTTCGAAAATGTTCCTGGTTTCTTTATATGGCATCTTTGAATAAAGAGCTTTTCTTGGACCTGAAAAGAATCCTGTGAGCTGGAAATTACTGTATTGGATCCTTGGGCTTATTGTTCTCCTGCCATTCTTCAATTTTCTACTGGGCGTGCATCCGCCGAGATTTCAAACGGATGATGACCCCAAGCGCTACGGGTTGGACTACGAGTCGGTTTCATTCCCCACCTCCGATGGGTTAACCCTGAGAGGGTGGTTTATTCCCGCAGCCTCTGCATCACGGGAATCATTGCGCCAAGGAGGGATGGCATGGAATACGTGCGGGACTGTTCTGGTGGGCCATGGCTATCCTTTTGATAAAGCCAATATCCTTCGGCACGCGCTCTTCCTGCATCCCCGCTTTCATCTTCTCCTGTTTGACTTCCGGTATTTCGGTGAGAGTGATGGTGCCTATACCACGGCCGGTCTATTAGAAACCCGTGATGTCCAGGCCGCCGTTGAGTATGTTAAAAGTCGGAACGATGTGAATCCGAAATCAATCGGGGCCCTGGGATTTTCCATGAGCGCGTCAGCTTTCATCATGGCGCAGCATCCCGATGTCAAAGCCATTGTGGCCGATAGTCCCTATGCCACCCTGGAAGGACTCATTGCCCGGCAGTTTTTTTTCTTTCCGGGATTCACAAAATGGCCGCTTGTCGCACTGACAAAATTCTATTCCCGGCTCTTCCTGGGTGTACGAGTCAATGATGCGGCCCCGGCCGAAGTCGTGCGGAATC
Above is a window of Candidatus Nitrospira neomarina DNA encoding:
- a CDS encoding universal stress protein encodes the protein MVRDKTLLVGVDGSDSSIRSVSYVAEMIGDQEDFHVVLFHILPPIPPEFLEFGGAEDPATEQKLDETLKKEQAQWIEKAKKDAEPILDNAKTILYRIGVLPAMVSVVFSQSIHRPDIVGELIGTAHKQHCGTIVVGRETYSSFKEIFHHHVGEELAKKGQGFAVWVIA
- a CDS encoding alpha/beta hydrolase; this encodes MSWKLLYWILGLIVLLPFFNFLLGVHPPRFQTDDDPKRYGLDYESVSFPTSDGLTLRGWFIPAASASRESLRQGGMAWNTCGTVLVGHGYPFDKANILRHALFLHPRFHLLLFDFRYFGESDGAYTTAGLLETRDVQAAVEYVKSRNDVNPKSIGALGFSMSASAFIMAQHPDVKAIVADSPYATLEGLIARQFFFFPGFTKWPLVALTKFYSRLFLGVRVNDAAPAEVVRNLNTPLLVIHGDADSQVPLEHSRTIYANADPEKTALWIVPGADHGFAHGLEGPRYELRVREFFEQHLCPAAHT